From a single Nitrogeniibacter mangrovi genomic region:
- a CDS encoding bifunctional 3-phosphoshikimate 1-carboxyvinyltransferase/cytidylate kinase produces MEFLDLPPMMSAAGRVRLPGSKSISNRVLLLAALSSGETEVRDLLRSDDTERMLEALRALGVSWMHDAETDVYRVRGVAGPFPVKQADLFLGNAGTAFRPLTAALALSGGSYRLSGVPRMHERPIGDLVDALRQLGADIAYEGNPGYPPLQIQPAGAGLKRQAAVRGDVSSQFLTALLMAAPLAGGEVVIDVIGELISKPYIEITLDLMRRFGVEVVREGWSRFVVPAGAGYRSPGVIHVEGDASSASYFLAAGVLGGGPVRVEGVGRDSIQGDVRFAEALEQLGARITWGDHWIEAAAPADGRLKAFDLDLNHIPDAAMTLAVMALFCDGPSRLRNIASWRVKETDRLAAMATELRKVGAVVEELPDALQIEPPATLVSAAIDTYDDHRMAMCFSLATLGGPGMRINDPACVNKTFPSYFDVFRQVTQPVPVIAIDGPSASGKGTVAARVAEALGFHYLDSGSLYRLVALAALKAGLAESDPRVVDIARHLPAAFEAGVVRLSGEDVTDAIRSEACSVMASKVAARSEVRDALLDRQRAYRRPPGLVAEGRDMGSVVFPDAGTKVFLTASVEARAERRYKQLMEKGLPANIDSLSQDLRERDERDASRPVAPLKKLPDATELETSEMTVDQAVSFVLDLVGAKG; encoded by the coding sequence ATGGAATTTCTCGATCTCCCGCCGATGATGTCGGCGGCCGGGCGTGTGCGGTTGCCCGGTTCGAAAAGCATTTCCAACCGGGTGCTGCTGCTTGCGGCCCTGTCGTCCGGCGAGACCGAGGTGCGCGATCTGCTGCGCTCCGACGACACCGAACGCATGCTCGAGGCCCTGCGTGCCCTGGGCGTGAGCTGGATGCACGACGCGGAGACGGACGTCTATCGCGTGCGCGGCGTGGCCGGTCCGTTTCCGGTCAAGCAGGCGGATCTGTTCCTCGGCAACGCGGGCACGGCGTTTCGCCCGCTGACCGCGGCCCTGGCGCTGTCCGGCGGCAGTTATCGACTCTCCGGCGTGCCACGCATGCACGAGCGTCCGATCGGCGATCTGGTCGACGCCCTGCGTCAGCTCGGTGCGGACATCGCCTACGAAGGCAATCCGGGCTACCCGCCGCTGCAGATCCAGCCGGCCGGCGCGGGACTGAAGCGGCAGGCGGCCGTGCGCGGCGACGTCTCCAGCCAGTTTCTCACCGCCCTGCTCATGGCCGCGCCGCTGGCCGGTGGCGAAGTGGTCATCGATGTGATCGGCGAGCTGATCTCCAAGCCCTATATCGAGATCACTCTCGACCTGATGCGTCGCTTCGGGGTCGAGGTGGTGCGCGAGGGCTGGTCCCGCTTCGTGGTGCCGGCCGGTGCCGGCTACCGCAGTCCAGGCGTCATTCACGTGGAAGGGGATGCGTCCTCGGCATCCTATTTTCTCGCCGCCGGTGTGCTCGGCGGCGGGCCGGTACGGGTCGAGGGCGTCGGCCGCGACAGCATCCAGGGGGACGTGCGTTTCGCCGAGGCGCTCGAGCAGCTCGGCGCCCGCATTACCTGGGGCGATCACTGGATCGAGGCGGCGGCCCCGGCCGATGGCCGTCTCAAGGCCTTCGACCTCGATCTGAACCACATCCCCGACGCGGCCATGACCCTGGCGGTCATGGCGCTGTTCTGCGACGGCCCCAGCCGCCTGCGCAACATCGCCAGCTGGCGGGTCAAGGAAACCGACCGGCTCGCGGCCATGGCCACCGAGTTGCGCAAGGTCGGCGCCGTGGTCGAGGAGCTGCCCGACGCGCTGCAGATCGAGCCGCCCGCGACGCTCGTGAGCGCCGCCATCGATACCTACGACGACCACCGCATGGCCATGTGTTTCTCCCTGGCGACGCTCGGCGGCCCGGGGATGCGCATCAACGATCCGGCCTGCGTGAACAAGACCTTCCCGAGTTACTTCGATGTATTCCGTCAGGTGACGCAGCCGGTACCGGTCATCGCCATCGACGGGCCATCGGCCTCGGGCAAGGGCACCGTGGCAGCCCGTGTGGCCGAGGCGCTCGGCTTCCACTATCTCGACAGCGGCTCGCTCTATCGTCTGGTGGCGCTGGCCGCACTCAAGGCCGGGCTGGCCGAGTCCGACCCGCGTGTCGTGGATATCGCCCGCCACCTGCCCGCCGCCTTCGAGGCCGGCGTGGTGCGTCTGTCGGGCGAGGACGTGACCGATGCCATCCGCAGCGAAGCCTGCTCCGTCATGGCCTCCAAGGTCGCCGCGAGGTCCGAGGTGCGCGATGCGCTGCTCGACCGCCAGCGCGCCTATCGCCGTCCCCCCGGGCTGGTGGCCGAGGGGCGCGACATGGGCTCGGTGGTGTTTCCCGATGCGGGCACCAAGGTGTTTCTGACCGCCTCCGTCGAGGCGCGTGCGGAACGTCGCTATAAGCAGTTGATGGAAAAGGGATTGCCTGCTAATATCGATAGTCTTTCACAGGATCTACGCGAACGGGACGAGCGGGACGCTTCCCGGCCGGTCGCGCCTTTGAAGAAATTGCCCGACGCGACCGAACTGGAGACGTCCGAGATGACTGTGGATCAGGCTGTCTCGTTCGTTCTGGATCTGGTCGGCGCCAAGGGCTGA
- a CDS encoding GlsB/YeaQ/YmgE family stress response membrane protein, with product MTALLVLPAPWSPRSWAVPRHLPAGQGAGFIGAVLGAVLILFIYQAEETLIIYRWRD from the coding sequence ATGACCGCGTTGCTCGTATTGCCGGCTCCGTGGTCGCCTCGTTCCTGGGCAGTTCCTCGGCATCTACCGGCCGGGCAGGGCGCCGGCTTCATCGGTGCCGTCCTCGGTGCGGTCCTGATCCTGTTCATCTACCAAGCTGAAGAAACCTTGATAATTTATCGCTGGCGCGATTGA
- the cysM gene encoding cysteine synthase CysM, with the protein MDYKTLEDYVGDTPLVRLKRIGADTGNIILAKLEGNNPAGSVKDRPALSMIVRAEAAGRIHPGDTLIEATSGNTGIALAMAAAIRGYRMILVMPENQSVERRQTMRAFGAELVLTPKEGGMELARDMAERMRDEGQGTILDQFGNPDNPVAHFEGTGPEIWRQTGGEITHFVSSMGTTGTIMGTSRFLKSQKPDIEIVGCEPAQGAQIPGIRKWPEAYLPSIYDATRVDRIEPVTQPDAEAMTRRLAREEGIFAGISSGGAMHVALRIAEQVRDAVIVSIVCDRGDRYLSTGVFPA; encoded by the coding sequence ATGGACTACAAAACGCTCGAAGACTATGTTGGAGATACGCCACTGGTGCGTCTCAAACGCATCGGTGCCGACACCGGCAACATCATCCTCGCCAAGCTGGAGGGCAACAACCCGGCCGGTTCGGTGAAGGATCGACCGGCGCTGTCCATGATCGTCCGGGCCGAGGCCGCCGGGCGCATCCACCCGGGCGACACCCTCATCGAGGCGACCAGCGGCAACACCGGCATCGCCCTGGCCATGGCGGCGGCCATCCGCGGCTACCGCATGATCCTGGTGATGCCCGAAAACCAGAGCGTCGAGCGCCGCCAGACCATGCGCGCCTTCGGCGCCGAACTGGTGCTCACCCCCAAGGAGGGTGGCATGGAACTGGCGCGGGACATGGCCGAGCGCATGCGCGACGAAGGCCAGGGGACCATCCTCGACCAGTTCGGCAATCCGGACAATCCGGTGGCCCACTTCGAAGGGACCGGGCCGGAGATCTGGCGCCAGACCGGGGGCGAAATCACCCATTTCGTCAGTTCCATGGGTACCACCGGGACGATCATGGGCACTTCCCGCTTTCTCAAGTCGCAGAAGCCGGACATCGAGATCGTCGGTTGCGAGCCGGCCCAGGGCGCGCAGATTCCCGGGATCCGCAAGTGGCCGGAGGCGTATCTGCCGAGTATCTACGACGCGACCCGGGTCGATCGCATCGAGCCGGTCACCCAGCCCGACGCCGAGGCGATGACCCGGCGCCTGGCGCGCGAAGAGGGCATCTTCGCCGGCATCTCTTCCGGCGGCGCCATGCATGTGGCCCTGCGCATCGCCGAACAGGTGCGCGACGCGGTGATCGTGTCGATCGTGTGCGATCGGGGGGATCGCTACCTGTCGACAGGCGTGTTCCCCGCCTGA
- a CDS encoding UDP-glucose dehydrogenase family protein produces the protein MKITVIGSGYVGLVSGACLADVGNDVMCLDVDPAKIKILEDGGIPIHEPGLEEMVRRNVAAGRLSFTTDVAKAAQYGTIQFIAVGTPPDEDGSADLQYVLAAARNIGKHMDDYRVIVDKSTVPVGTADKVRAAVAEELAARGSDLTYSVVSNPEFLKEGAAIEDFMRPDRIVVGAEDERAIELMRQLYGPFQRNHDKLVFMDVRSAELTKYAANAMLATRISFMNELANLAETLGADIELVRQGIGSDPRIGWHFLYAGCGYGGSCFPKDVKALIRTGREYGHELQVLGAVEAANDAQKHVLVDKIVARFGEDLSGRRFAMWGLAFKPNTDDMREAPSRVIAAELFKRGATVVAYDPVAMQEAERIFGDEPRLSYAGRPKSALDEADALVIVTEWKEFRSPDFDAIKSRLKQPVIFDGRNMYDPAMVREQGIEYHGIGRV, from the coding sequence ATGAAAATCACCGTCATCGGTTCCGGCTACGTGGGGCTCGTTTCGGGTGCCTGTCTGGCCGACGTGGGCAACGACGTCATGTGCCTGGACGTGGATCCGGCCAAGATCAAGATCCTCGAGGATGGCGGCATCCCGATCCATGAACCGGGCCTGGAGGAGATGGTCCGGCGCAACGTGGCGGCCGGGCGTCTGTCCTTCACCACCGATGTGGCCAAGGCGGCCCAATACGGCACCATCCAGTTCATCGCGGTGGGCACGCCGCCCGACGAGGACGGCTCGGCCGACCTGCAGTACGTGCTCGCCGCCGCGCGCAACATCGGCAAGCACATGGACGACTACCGGGTCATCGTGGACAAATCCACGGTGCCGGTCGGCACGGCCGACAAGGTGCGCGCCGCGGTGGCCGAAGAGCTGGCCGCGCGGGGCAGCGATCTGACCTACAGCGTGGTCTCCAACCCCGAATTCCTCAAGGAAGGGGCGGCCATAGAAGACTTCATGCGCCCCGACCGCATCGTCGTCGGCGCCGAGGATGAGCGCGCCATCGAACTGATGCGGCAGCTGTATGGCCCGTTCCAGCGCAACCACGACAAGCTCGTGTTCATGGACGTGCGCAGCGCCGAGCTGACGAAATACGCGGCCAACGCCATGCTCGCCACCCGTATCAGCTTCATGAACGAACTGGCCAATCTGGCCGAGACGCTCGGTGCCGACATCGAGCTGGTGCGCCAGGGTATCGGCTCGGATCCGCGCATCGGCTGGCACTTCCTCTACGCCGGTTGCGGCTATGGCGGTTCGTGCTTCCCGAAAGACGTGAAAGCGCTGATCCGTACCGGGCGCGAGTACGGCCACGAACTGCAGGTACTCGGGGCCGTCGAGGCCGCCAACGACGCGCAGAAGCATGTGCTGGTGGACAAGATCGTCGCGCGCTTCGGCGAGGACCTGTCGGGGCGCCGGTTCGCCATGTGGGGCCTGGCTTTCAAACCCAACACCGACGACATGCGCGAAGCGCCCAGCCGGGTGATCGCGGCGGAGCTGTTCAAGCGCGGCGCCACCGTCGTCGCCTACGACCCGGTGGCCATGCAGGAGGCCGAGCGCATCTTCGGCGACGAGCCGCGCCTGAGCTATGCCGGCCGCCCCAAGAGTGCGCTCGACGAGGCCGACGCGCTGGTGATCGTGACCGAGTGGAAGGAATTCCGCAGCCCCGATTTCGACGCCATCAAGAGCCGCCTCAAGCAGCCGGTGATCTTCGACGGCCGCAACATGTACGACCCGGCCATGGTGCGCGAGCAGGGCATCGAGTATCACGGCATCGGGCGCGTCTGA
- a CDS encoding 3'-5' exonuclease — protein MNPVLVFDIETIPDVAGCAGSTTLPAELADDEVPNWPFSSVGPRSGTTFCRTTCIASSPSPALPRRGQFRVFSLSEPDSDEAGINPALLRRHRTLHPQIVSWNGGGFDLPVLHYRGLPPWVSAPRYWEMGEGDVRDARDFKWNNYISRYHSRQPGPDGSARPVPAACQRTVGRSGQADGFSRQTWHGRFAVWGAYQDGQIAEIRDYCETDVGEHLSGVPALPEDARRIEFPRNTRGTRRRASDPVRHRRAALEGLSRRVGVNA, from the coding sequence GTGAATCCGGTGCTCGTCTTCGACATTGAAACCATCCCGGACGTGGCCGGCTGCGCCGGCTCCACGACCTTGCCGGCCGAACTGGCGGACGACGAGGTGCCGAACTGGCCTTTCAGCAGCGTCGGGCCGCGGTCGGGAACGACTTTCTGCCGCACTACCTGCATCGCATCGTCACCATCTCCTGCGCTTCCGCGACGCGGGCAGTTCCGGGTGTTCAGCCTCTCGGAGCCGGACAGCGACGAGGCCGGCATCAATCCAGCGCTTCTTCGACGGCATCGAACGCTTCACCCGCAGATCGTCTCCTGGAACGGCGGCGGCTTCGATCTGCCGGTGCTGCACTACCGGGGCCTGCCTCCATGGGTGAGTGCGCCGCGATACTGGGAGATGGGCGAGGGCGACGTGCGCGACGCGCGTGACTTCAAGTGGAACAACTACATCAGCCGCTACCACAGCCGGCAACCTGGACCTGATGGATCTGCTCGCCCTGTACCAGCCGCGTGCCAACGCACCGTTGGACGATCTGGCCAAGCTGATGGGTTTTCCCGGCAAACTTGGCATGGACGGTTCGCGGTCTGGGGCGCCTATCAGGACGGCCAGATCGCCGAGATTCGCGACTACTGCGAGACCGACGTGGGTGAACACCTATCTGGTGTACCTGCGCTTCCAGAAGATGCGCGGCGTATTGAGTTTCCGAGGAATACGAGAGGAACTCGGCGTCGTGCGTCAGACCCTGTCCGGCATCGACGCGCCGCACTGGAAGGCCTTTCTCGCCGAGTGGGCGTGAACGCTTAA
- a CDS encoding integration host factor subunit beta — protein MTKSELIARLAGRFPQLVAKDADYAVKMILDAMTASLSRGDRIEIRGFGSFALNYRPPRVGRNPKSGERVEVAEKYVPHFKAGKELRERVDLAE, from the coding sequence ATGACCAAATCGGAACTCATTGCGCGGCTGGCGGGGCGATTCCCGCAGCTGGTCGCCAAGGATGCCGATTACGCTGTCAAGATGATTCTCGATGCGATGACGGCGTCACTGTCTCGCGGTGATCGCATCGAGATTCGCGGCTTCGGTAGCTTCGCACTGAACTACCGGCCGCCGCGTGTGGGTCGCAATCCCAAGTCCGGCGAACGTGTCGAGGTGGCGGAGAAGTACGTGCCCCACTTCAAGGCGGGCAAGGAATTGCGCGAACGCGTCGATCTGGCCGAGTAA
- a CDS encoding YdbL family protein: MTRLIKGFLTLLLVVGASLALAQGNLEINTPTIAALKSSMQARHAQLAPFYASGAIGLAANGTLAVRDAKAAPLSQRAKLNALVSAENADRMKLYKEIAQANGHPEWAAQVQKTFAQRWIDKAPGGWYVQRGGEWTQK; this comes from the coding sequence ATGACACGGCTGATCAAGGGATTCCTGACGCTGCTTCTGGTGGTCGGCGCCTCGCTGGCGCTCGCCCAGGGCAATCTTGAAATCAACACGCCGACCATCGCCGCCCTCAAGTCGTCGATGCAGGCGCGCCATGCGCAACTGGCGCCCTTCTATGCCTCCGGTGCGATCGGACTGGCCGCCAACGGTACCCTGGCGGTGCGCGATGCCAAGGCCGCACCGCTGTCGCAGCGGGCCAAGCTCAATGCCCTGGTGTCGGCGGAGAACGCCGACCGGATGAAGCTGTACAAGGAAATCGCCCAGGCCAACGGCCACCCCGAATGGGCGGCGCAGGTGCAGAAGACCTTTGCCCAGCGCTGGATCGACAAGGCGCCTGGCGGCTGGTATGTGCAGCGCGGCGGCGAGTGGACGCAGAAGTGA
- the rpsA gene encoding 30S ribosomal protein S1, whose amino-acid sequence MSTATPEMSMESFAELFEESLAQQEMRTGEVITAEVVRVDQNFVVVNAGLKSESYVPIDEFRNDHGELEVKEGDYVQVAIDALEDGYGETRLSRDKAKRIAAWNDLELALNEGSLVNGVVSGRVKGGLTVMTNGIRAFLPGSLVDMRPVKDTTPYEGKEFEFKVIKLDRKRNNVVVSRRAVLEETMGEEREKLLENLTEGMVVKGIVKNITDYGAFVDLGGIDGLLHITDLAWRRVRHPSEVVAVGDELEAKVLKFDRERCRVSLGLKQLGEDPWVGIARRYPNGTRLFGKVTNITDYGAFVEVEQGIEGLVHVSEMDWTNKNIHPTKVVQLGDEVEVMILDIDEERRRISLGMKQCMANPWEEFSMNFKKGDKVSGQIKSITDFGVFIGLDGGIDGLVHLSDLSWSEQGEEAVRNFKKGDEVQAVVLAIDVERERISLGIKQLDGDPFTNFIATHEKNSLVRGTVKSVDARGAVITLGEDVEGYLRVSEAAAHRVEDLSTMLKEGDEVETMIINVDRKSRSINLSIRAKDQAETSEAMQKLASESSAATGTTSLGALLKAKLDEQKQ is encoded by the coding sequence ATGTCCACTGCCACCCCCGAAATGTCCATGGAAAGTTTTGCCGAGCTGTTCGAGGAGTCCCTCGCGCAGCAGGAAATGCGCACGGGCGAAGTGATCACCGCCGAGGTGGTCCGCGTCGACCAGAACTTTGTCGTCGTCAACGCCGGCCTCAAGTCCGAGAGCTATGTGCCCATCGATGAATTCCGCAACGACCATGGCGAACTTGAAGTCAAGGAAGGCGACTATGTCCAGGTCGCCATCGACGCGCTCGAAGACGGCTACGGCGAGACCCGCCTGTCGCGCGACAAGGCCAAGCGCATTGCCGCCTGGAACGACCTCGAACTGGCCCTGAACGAAGGCTCGCTGGTCAACGGTGTCGTCAGCGGCCGCGTCAAGGGTGGTCTGACCGTCATGACCAACGGCATCCGCGCCTTCCTGCCGGGTTCCCTGGTCGACATGCGTCCGGTCAAGGACACCACGCCGTACGAAGGCAAGGAATTCGAATTCAAGGTCATCAAGCTCGACCGCAAGCGCAACAACGTGGTCGTGTCCCGCCGCGCAGTGCTCGAAGAGACCATGGGCGAAGAGCGCGAGAAGCTCCTCGAGAACCTCACCGAGGGCATGGTCGTCAAGGGCATCGTCAAGAACATCACCGACTACGGTGCGTTCGTCGATCTGGGCGGCATCGACGGTCTGCTGCACATCACCGACCTGGCCTGGCGCCGTGTGCGTCACCCGTCGGAAGTCGTGGCGGTGGGCGACGAGCTCGAAGCCAAGGTCCTCAAGTTCGACCGCGAGCGTTGCCGCGTGTCCCTGGGCCTCAAGCAGCTGGGCGAAGATCCGTGGGTCGGCATCGCACGCCGCTACCCGAACGGCACCCGCCTGTTCGGCAAGGTCACCAACATCACCGACTACGGTGCGTTCGTGGAAGTCGAGCAGGGCATCGAGGGTCTGGTGCACGTGTCCGAAATGGACTGGACCAACAAGAACATCCACCCGACCAAGGTCGTCCAGCTGGGCGATGAGGTCGAGGTCATGATTCTCGATATCGACGAAGAGCGTCGCCGCATCTCCCTGGGCATGAAGCAGTGCATGGCCAACCCGTGGGAAGAGTTCTCCATGAACTTCAAGAAGGGCGACAAGGTCTCCGGCCAGATCAAGTCCATCACCGACTTCGGTGTGTTCATCGGTCTGGATGGCGGCATCGACGGTCTGGTGCACCTGTCCGACCTGTCCTGGTCCGAGCAGGGCGAGGAAGCCGTTCGCAACTTCAAGAAGGGCGACGAAGTCCAGGCCGTGGTGCTGGCCATCGACGTCGAGCGCGAGCGCATCTCCCTGGGCATCAAGCAGCTCGATGGCGACCCCTTCACCAACTTCATCGCCACCCACGAGAAGAACAGCCTCGTGCGCGGTACGGTCAAGTCCGTGGATGCTCGCGGTGCCGTGATCACCCTGGGTGAGGACGTGGAAGGCTATCTGCGGGTCTCCGAGGCTGCGGCTCACCGCGTCGAAGACCTGAGCACCATGCTCAAGGAAGGCGACGAAGTCGAGACCATGATCATCAACGTGGATCGCAAGTCCCGCTCGATCAACCTGTCGATCCGCGCCAAGGATCAGGCTGAAACCTCCGAAGCCATGCAGAAACTGGCCTCCGAGAGCTCCGCCGCGACGGGGACGACGAGCCTGGGCGCACTGCTCAAGGCCAAGCTGGACGAACAGAAGCAATAA
- a CDS encoding LapA family protein, which yields MRILIWIVRLAIFLVLFGFAVKNDQIVSLKSYLGGQWHLPLVFVILIAFAAGAVVGVSATVSSLLRQRREIARLRRSLRKAEQAVGKMSESTEVVPAAEDGARA from the coding sequence ATGCGCATACTGATCTGGATCGTTCGGCTGGCGATATTTCTGGTGCTCTTCGGCTTTGCCGTCAAGAATGACCAGATCGTGTCGCTCAAATCCTATCTGGGCGGCCAATGGCATTTGCCGCTCGTGTTCGTCATTCTGATTGCATTTGCGGCAGGGGCCGTGGTCGGCGTGAGCGCCACGGTGTCGTCGCTGTTGCGACAGCGCCGGGAAATCGCCCGCTTGCGCCGATCCCTGCGCAAGGCCGAGCAGGCCGTAGGCAAGATGAGTGAATCCACCGAGGTCGTGCCCGCGGCCGAGGATGGGGCCCGCGCCTGA
- the lapB gene encoding lipopolysaccharide assembly protein LapB — MDIELWWLLAFPLFFLLGWLAARIDIRHVVRESRSLPRSYLSGLNFLLNEQPDKAIDAFIEAVRIDPDTVELHFALGSLFRRRGETERAIRLHQHLVDRDDLGEVQRTQALAELGHDYLKAGLLDRAEAAFQRLRGTALDDQALENLLEIYQQEKDWPKAIEIARALPDHESLWWRKEMANFHCELADSAMTESRFADAQASVDAALAVNPRSVRASLIKGDLCLQAERPEAAIDAWKKIEAQNAAYLALVAERIMTTHERIDRAPQGLQMLRAFLERHPSLDLLDTVFEAMLRQQGPKAAYDLVREELRRNPTLLGLDKLLEAGIMTAPVEYRTDVELVRQLVHSHTRRVARYRCDACGFKARQFYWRCPACGGWETTPPKRTEEYDLAP; from the coding sequence ATGGACATCGAACTGTGGTGGTTGCTGGCGTTCCCGCTGTTTTTTCTTCTCGGGTGGCTGGCGGCGCGTATTGACATTCGTCATGTCGTCCGCGAGTCCCGATCCCTGCCGCGCTCCTATCTGAGCGGGCTGAACTTCCTGCTCAACGAGCAGCCCGACAAGGCCATCGACGCCTTCATCGAGGCGGTACGCATCGACCCCGATACGGTCGAACTGCATTTTGCCCTCGGCAGCCTGTTTCGGCGTCGGGGGGAGACCGAGCGCGCCATTCGTCTGCACCAGCACCTGGTCGACCGGGACGATCTGGGCGAGGTCCAGCGCACCCAGGCGCTCGCGGAGCTGGGGCACGACTACCTCAAGGCGGGTCTGCTCGACCGGGCCGAAGCGGCCTTCCAACGCCTGCGTGGCACGGCGCTGGATGATCAGGCGCTCGAGAATCTGCTCGAGATCTACCAGCAGGAGAAGGACTGGCCCAAGGCCATCGAGATCGCCCGGGCGCTGCCCGATCACGAGAGCCTGTGGTGGCGCAAGGAGATGGCCAATTTCCATTGCGAGTTGGCCGACAGCGCCATGACCGAGTCCCGCTTCGCCGACGCCCAGGCCTCGGTCGATGCGGCCCTCGCGGTCAATCCGCGCTCCGTGCGCGCCAGCCTGATCAAGGGGGACCTGTGCCTGCAGGCGGAGCGCCCCGAGGCGGCCATCGACGCCTGGAAGAAGATCGAGGCGCAGAATGCGGCCTATCTGGCCCTGGTGGCCGAACGCATCATGACTACCCATGAGCGCATCGATCGTGCCCCGCAAGGGTTGCAGATGCTGCGCGCGTTCCTCGAACGCCATCCGTCGCTGGATCTGCTCGATACCGTGTTCGAGGCCATGCTCCGGCAACAGGGGCCGAAAGCCGCCTACGATCTGGTGCGTGAGGAACTGCGCCGCAATCCCACCCTGCTCGGGCTGGACAAGCTGCTCGAAGCCGGCATCATGACGGCGCCGGTGGAGTACCGCACCGACGTCGAGCTGGTTCGCCAGCTGGTGCACTCGCACACTCGCCGGGTGGCGCGCTATCGCTGCGACGCCTGCGGGTTCAAGGCGCGCCAGTTCTACTGGCGGTGCCCCGCCTGCGGCGGCTGGGAGACCACGCCGCCCAAGCGCACGGAAGAATATGATCTCGCCCCCTGA
- the rfaE1 gene encoding D-glycero-beta-D-manno-heptose-7-phosphate kinase translates to MVPASLPDTSGARVLVVGDVMLDRYWFGDVSRISPEAPVPVVRMTRAEDRPGGAANVARNVAALGAQASLLSVVGEDEAADALTRLLDESSIDAHLFRDPALQTTLKLRVVGRSQQLLRIDFEQRPQADTLAAKLQTYAELVAQHDLVLLSDYDKGALDHVAQMIELARQAGKPVLVDPKGDDFARYKGASVLTPNRGELQGIVGRWRSEDDLRTRVDALRAELDLSALLLTRSEEGMTLFTDAGVFHEPARAREVFDVSGAGDTVIATFAVMLASGADAPAAMAWANLAAGIVVGKLGTAVATIAELRGAAA, encoded by the coding sequence ATGGTGCCCGCCTCCCTGCCCGACACCTCGGGTGCCCGCGTGCTGGTGGTCGGCGACGTCATGCTCGATCGCTACTGGTTCGGTGACGTGAGCCGGATCTCGCCGGAGGCGCCGGTGCCGGTGGTGCGCATGACCCGCGCCGAGGACCGGCCGGGCGGGGCGGCGAACGTGGCCCGCAACGTGGCCGCGCTGGGCGCGCAGGCGTCGCTGCTTTCGGTCGTGGGTGAGGACGAGGCGGCCGATGCGCTCACGCGGCTGCTCGATGAATCGAGTATCGACGCCCATCTGTTTCGCGACCCGGCGCTGCAGACCACCCTCAAGCTGCGGGTGGTGGGGCGCAGCCAGCAGTTGTTGCGCATCGATTTCGAGCAACGCCCCCAGGCCGACACCCTGGCGGCCAAGCTGCAGACCTATGCGGAGCTGGTGGCGCAGCACGACCTGGTGCTGCTGTCCGATTACGACAAGGGCGCGCTCGATCACGTCGCCCAGATGATCGAACTGGCGCGCCAGGCCGGCAAGCCGGTACTCGTCGACCCCAAGGGCGACGATTTCGCGCGCTACAAGGGCGCGAGCGTGCTCACCCCCAATCGCGGCGAGCTGCAGGGTATCGTCGGCCGCTGGCGCTCGGAGGACGATCTGCGCACGCGCGTCGACGCCTTGCGGGCCGAACTCGACCTGTCGGCCCTGCTGCTCACCCGCTCGGAAGAGGGCATGACGCTGTTTACCGATGCCGGCGTGTTCCACGAACCGGCCCGGGCGCGCGAGGTGTTCGACGTCTCCGGCGCCGGCGATACCGTCATCGCCACCTTCGCGGTCATGCTCGCCAGTGGCGCGGATGCGCCGGCGGCGATGGCGTGGGCCAACCTGGCCGCGGGCATCGTCGTGGGCAAGCTCGGTACGGCTGTTGCTACCATAGCGGAGTTGCGCGGCGCGGCCGCCTGA